GGAGCGCGAGCAGGTCCGGCACGGCCGCGAGCCACTCGCGCTCCATGCGTCGGAGCTCCCGATACCCCTCGAGGAACGGCCCCAGGAACGCGGCGACCGCTTCGTCGCGCGCCTCTCGAACCTCGCCTCGCGCGATGTAGAAGAGGAGGACCGCGATGTCCTTGACGAACCACGCGTACTCGCAGTTGTCGAAGTCGAACGCGGTGATCTTCCCTTCGGCGAAGCAGAAGTTGTGCATGTGGAGATCGGCGTGGATCAGCCCGTAGCTCTCCGGTGTTTTCGGTAGCCGGTTCAAGCGCGCGATGATCGCCTTGGTGCGCTCGCGAACGAGCTTCTCCTCGGGGGGCGCGAACCGGTCGATGTCGACCACGTCATACTCATGCCATTCCTGGCGCTTGAGCTTGGGGCTCGAAGGCGCGTAGGTCTCGGCGCGGTTGTGGAGCCGCGCGAACAGCCGGCCCAGGTCGCGGAACAGAGGGGCCTTCCAGTAGCGCTCCTTGAGCGGAGGCGCGTCGTCGAAGACGATGCCCGGCGCGCGCTCGAACGCGGTGGCGACGAAGTAGCTGCCGGGTTCGCGATCTTCGATCCGCTCCACGAACTGCCCCGAATCGGAGAGGACGGGCGAGGCGATGGGAATGCGCGCGGCGGCCAGATATCGAACGAACTCGACCTCGCCCAGCGTGTAGTCAATCGTTCGCCTCGTGCTGTGCGAGATGCGCAGGATGATGCCTTCGCCGTCGTCGTTCTCCGCCTCGTAGACGAAGTTCTCGAAGGCCGCGAGCTCGGTGAGCTGTTCGGGCGATAGGCCATATCGGCGCGCAGCCTCATCGCGAATCGGTTCATGGAAGCGGCGGACGAGCTCTGGATGCATCGAACCCTCTAGTCCTTCAACGTGAGGCTGCTCTCACCGTAGCCCAGCACGGTCGAGGCAGAGTCGCTGGTGACCGAGACCCCCAGGCCGCGCGCGAGGGTCTCCGCCAACGGGGGGCCATTGCGCGGCCGCGTGAACACCGCCAGGTCCATGCCGGTCAGGGGGTGATCCGGTCGGCGGAGCCGCTGGTTCAGCATCGCTTGCTCGCGCTCGACGACGCGCAGGCACCGGCGCTCCAGGGCGAACGCGTTGGCCGCGACGTCCGCGAGCTCTCCGAGGATGGGCTCCGCCACGACCACGTCTTTTGTCAGCCCGTGCGCGAAGAGCTCGGCCAGTCGCCGCCGGCTCGTGGCCTGCTCGGCGGGATCCAGCTTCGCCAGCCCGTCCAGCGAGGTGCCCTGTGGCGTGCCGGGGAACGCCTCGCCAATGCGCGCGAACAACCAGCGGCTGAGGTTGATCTCGCGCTGGTAGGTCTCGGCGAGGGGGAAGTCGTCCCGGAGCAACGGGTAGTGCTCGACGTCGATCGGCGCCTCCACGCGCTCTTGCAGCGCGGTGCGTGGGAGGTGTCCAGCGAACGCGGCCCGGAGCCGTTCGTGGAGCAGCCCCTGGGTCGCGCCGAGGAAGCGGACCACCGATTCGACGCGCTGCCCGAGCAGGCCGTAATCGAGCGCGGCGTCGAGATCGCCGAGGCGCGCCGCGATGTCGGGCTGGGCATCAATCGGTGCCGGGGCCGAGCCGGTCAACACCTGCAGGTATTCGTTGATGAGCGCCGGCGGCCCGGCGCACACGCCGTGCGGACCATGGAAGACCGCGTGACGCTCGGCATAGTCCACGATGCCTTGCGCGGTGACGGGCTGCTCGGGGGCATCGCGCACCAGGTCGTTGGTGACCAGGCGAACACCGTCGATCAGCCGGAACATGGCCGCGAGCCCGCTGTCGAGCGCTCCGTTCGGCACCGGATCGGTGCCCCTCACCAGCACGTACCCGACCGACGCGAGCGTGCAGACGACCATGATCTGGAGCTCGCCCGCGGTGAGCACCCCCGGGGTCCGGGGCGGCATGCGCGCGAAGAAGGCCTTGCGGAACTGCTCGGTCAACGAGAGCAGCTCCGGCCACTGACGCGCCATGGCCTTCATCGCCGTCACGTTCATCGGGCGCTCGTTCTGGTACCGGCTCCCCGCGTACTGGCACTGCTTGCGCACGGTGGGGAGATCGAGGAACAACGTGCGCGGTGCGACGTTGTTCTCGCCCACTTGCCGGCCGTCACCGTCGATCGCCGGATGCGCCACGCGGTAGACCGGCACGACCACCTCGAGGTTCGACAGCTCGAACGCCCGTCCGAACGCCTGTTCGGTCAGCACGGGGCAACGATTGTCGTGGGCGCTGAACGTGAGCGGCGCACGCCCTTCTGGCACCTCACCCAGCCGCTCAGGGAAGGACACCGAGGTGCGGCCCGTGGGCGCATCCGAGACCCGCCTCAACACCCGCTGTTCGATCAATGCTTCGAGCAGCTCCCGGATCTTCTCCCAGGAATGGGGCGCGCCGTCCGACCACGCCATGGCGTCGGAGGCGTGAAATTGCTCGACCTGGAGCAGCTTCTCGCCCAAGGGCGCGAGGTCCGGCTCGTCGAAGATGAGCTCCACCTCGCCATAGAAGAGGTGCAGGACCTGCTGGCCATTCCCGGCGTCGAGCCGGTCGTGCGTGAGCCGCCTTCGATTGGGAATGTAGAGCAACTCATCCGCTTGCAGCTGTGCCATGGCTTCTCACTCCCGCTTCAGTGTGACGTCGCGCGACCAGGTGCCGCCGAGCGAGCGATAGACCTCGACGCGATGGTTGAGCAGCAGCCGTTGCGCTTGCAGACTTGCGCGCTCGAGCCCGATCAGATTCGTCAGGGCGGTGAGCACCGTCAGATAGTCCGACTGCCCCTGCTCGAAGATCCGCCTCGCCTCGTCCAGGAGCTGCCGCCCGAGCTGGACCTGCGTACGCAGGCTGCGCAGGCTCGTCGCCTCGTTCTCCTCCTGGACCACGGCATTCTGCACCCGTCCGATCGCGGTCTGCAGCGCGAGCTGGTATTGGACCTGGCGACGCTGGAGTTGGATTGGCAATCGCAAGTGCTCGGTGAATCGCCGTCCATCGAACAGGGCCCAGGTCAGATTGAGCCCGACGACGGACTGGCCAAGGACCGGCTCCGAGAAGCCGACCTTCGCGGCGCCCACGCTGCCCACCAGCTCGATGGTCGGAAGCCAGCTCGCCCGGTTCGCGTTGATGCGGTGCCCGACCTCGGCGACGCGCAGCTGCGCGAGCCGCATCTCGGGCGTGTTCACGTTCAGGTCGCCTGGCGTTCCGAGTTGTGGCGGAGGCGGGAGATCGGGAAGCTGTCGCTCGAGTGGAACGATGTCGTCCGCGGGGCTGGGGACCCGGCCCAGCAGCGCCTTCAGCTCCGAGTTCAAGAGCGCGTTCCGGGTGGCGATCAGCGGCACCTGCGATTCGAGGTTCACCAGCAGCTGCTCCTGCTGCAGCACCGCGAGCCGGGGCGTGAGGTGCTGCTCGAACCGCGCTCGAATCAGCCGGAGCAGCTCCTTGTTGGAGTCGATCTGCCGCAGCGTGAGGTCCCGGAGCGCGCGGGCCTCGAGGATGTCGAACCAGATCTGGGTGATTCGCAGCGCGAGGTCCTGGACGCGGCCCTCGGTGAGCTGCCGCTGCTGCTCGGCGAAGTTCAACCCCGCGCTTCGCTGCGCCGCGAGGTTCCCGAACAGGTCGACCTGGTAGGCCACTCCGAAATCGGCGGTGGCGATGTTGTACTCGACCTGGGTTGCCGGCGCGGGCGGAACGATGGAGACGACATGACTCAGCCTCGCCGGGTTGAGGATGCCGACCTGGAGCGGGTACCACCAACCTTGCGGCACGTTGGGGTCGAGCTGGTTCTCGTAGATCAGCTCCCGCGCGTCGCGCAGGGCCAGGTTGCTGCCGAAGCACTCCTGAATGGCCGTGTCGAGCGCCGGATCGGCGAACGCCGACCACCAGACCGCGTCCTGGGTGACGCGCTCGGCGGGCTGCGCGGGCACGCCCTCCTTCGACGGCTGCGGGCTGGGAACCCCGCCCTCGGATGCGCTGGACGCTTGGGGCGGCTCGGTGCGCAGGTCGACGGAGGTCGCGTAGCGGCTCGGCGCCGGAGGCGGTTGGACGACGACGGGACGGATGAACTCGCAACCGGCGCAGGTCGTCGCGAGGAGGGCGAGCGTCAATCGAAGTCTCATGGGTGGCTGACGACCACGAGGGCTTTCGCGTGGTTGAGGACGCAGCGCTGCGCGACCCGCATGGTCTCGGGATCGAGGGAGGCGAAGCTCTCGTCGAGGATGACCAGCTCGACCCCCTGCAGCAGCGTGCGCGCGATGTAGAGCCGGCTCTTCTCGCCATGCGAGAGTTGCCAGCCGGTCTCGCCAATCATCTCCTCGAGGCCGGCGGGCATCTTGGCGACAAGCTCGTCCAGCCCGAGCTCCTTGCACAGCGCGGCGGCCTTGGCGCGCAGCTCGGGCGAGGTCGGCCACTCGCGTCCGAGCAGGAGGTTGTACGCGAAGCTGCCGGACAGGACGTGGTTCTCATGGAACTGCGGGGCGGCGGTGATGCGCTTGCGCCAGCCCGAGGCGCCGAACGTCGCGCGGTCCAACGCGTGCAGCAGCATCACCCCACCCTGCGGCGTCCTCAGGCCCGTGAGCAGCGAGACCAGCGTCGACTTGCCACCGCCCGATGGGCCCTCCAGCAGGATGCGGTCGCCCTGCGCGATCTGGAACGAGCAGTTCTCGAGCACCGGCCGGGTGCGCGCATCGTGGCGGAAGGTGATGCCCCGCGCCTCGATGAGGGTTGCGCCCGCGGCGTCGGTGAGCTGGCCTCCCTCCATTTCGAGAGGGACTTTCGATTCGAGCTCGGGGCGGCCCACCGCGAGCAACAAGTCGCGGATCTGCTCGAACGACACCGCGGCCTGGGAGACCTGCTGGAAGAAGACGGCGACCTCGTCGAAGGCTCTCAGCGCGAGCAGGACGCCGCCCACGGACACCGCCAGCGCGCTGGCATCGGCCGTACCGCTGCTGAAACTCGGCAGCAAGGTCAGCAGCGCGAGCACCAACCAGCCGTCCCGCAGGAGCGCGGTCAGCTGCATGGTCCGGCGGTCCATGACCTTCGAGAGCTCGGAGTAGGCGCTCAAGCGGACATCTTCGCCATCATGCCAGCGCTCGAGTGGGAGCTGCGCCAGACGCGTTCGATGGCCGAGCATGCGCTCGAGCAGGTCGTGGGTGATCTCGACGCGGGCGCTCGACCACGTCCGCTGGACGCCGTAGTGGCGGCGCGCGAGGACGAACGCGACCCCGATCCACAGCACGAGCACCGTCGCCTGGAGCCACCCGCCCGCCCCGAGCACGAGGATGACGCCCGCCAGGACCAGGTCGACGAGCGACAACACCGCGAGGAGGGCGCCGCCGACCGCGAGCTGCTCGACGACCTCGGCCTCGGCGACGCGGCCGAAATGGCGACCGATGCCGTCGAGCCGCACCTCGTCGGGGGTCAGCTTGAGGGTCCCCGCGAGCAGCTGCTGCTTGAGCAGCGTTCCGAGGCGAATCGAGAACACGCCCTGCCACCACACCTCGAGCATGCGCAACGGGATGGCGCAGGCGATCACGGCGATCCACCCCAGGAACCAGCCGGTCTCCAGGTGGGCCTGGAGCGCGGCACGACCGAGCAACCAGAACGAGCCCGCCAGCACCACCGAGAGGAGCGTGTGGCTCACGAGGATGCCGACGACGAGCGACGGGATGTCGCCGAGCAGCGTCCGCCGGCTCGCGGTGCGCCGGGGGCGCATGATCCAGCCGGTGCGCAGCTGCGCCTGACCGAGCCGCTGCAGCAGCATC
The sequence above is drawn from the Myxococcaceae bacterium JPH2 genome and encodes:
- a CDS encoding phosphotransferase — protein: MHPELVRRFHEPIRDEAARRYGLSPEQLTELAAFENFVYEAENDDGEGIILRISHSTRRTIDYTLGEVEFVRYLAAARIPIASPVLSDSGQFVERIEDREPGSYFVATAFERAPGIVFDDAPPLKERYWKAPLFRDLGRLFARLHNRAETYAPSSPKLKRQEWHEYDVVDIDRFAPPEEKLVRERTKAIIARLNRLPKTPESYGLIHADLHMHNFCFAEGKITAFDFDNCEYAWFVKDIAVLLFYIARGEVREARDEAVAAFLGPFLEGYRELRRMEREWLAAVPDLLALQRSMNYALFHQYRDPAVLDESTLDRWGRFRRDIEADTPVLQIDFSAY
- a CDS encoding TolC family protein, with translation MRLRLTLALLATTCAGCEFIRPVVVQPPPAPSRYATSVDLRTEPPQASSASEGGVPSPQPSKEGVPAQPAERVTQDAVWWSAFADPALDTAIQECFGSNLALRDARELIYENQLDPNVPQGWWYPLQVGILNPARLSHVVSIVPPAPATQVEYNIATADFGVAYQVDLFGNLAAQRSAGLNFAEQQRQLTEGRVQDLALRITQIWFDILEARALRDLTLRQIDSNKELLRLIRARFEQHLTPRLAVLQQEQLLVNLESQVPLIATRNALLNSELKALLGRVPSPADDIVPLERQLPDLPPPPQLGTPGDLNVNTPEMRLAQLRVAEVGHRINANRASWLPTIELVGSVGAAKVGFSEPVLGQSVVGLNLTWALFDGRRFTEHLRLPIQLQRRQVQYQLALQTAIGRVQNAVVQEENEATSLRSLRTQVQLGRQLLDEARRIFEQGQSDYLTVLTALTNLIGLERASLQAQRLLLNHRVEVYRSLGGTWSRDVTLKRE
- a CDS encoding ABC transporter ATP-binding protein — its product is MTRPPSDLLWPVERLPDALDLLAQKQGYGRTAGDIAPPAAAVEPSRVWMFALGDRLGVELEPITPLYHELPDVLERAAPCILQVRRDGVPSYLVLLGTRRGKLRLLTRDGMEVPVQTKLALALLREEQEATAAEVDQLLGGVEMSPRAREHARSKMLLQRLGQAQLRTGWIMRPRRTASRRTLLGDIPSLVVGILVSHTLLSVVLAGSFWLLGRAALQAHLETGWFLGWIAVIACAIPLRMLEVWWQGVFSIRLGTLLKQQLLAGTLKLTPDEVRLDGIGRHFGRVAEAEVVEQLAVGGALLAVLSLVDLVLAGVILVLGAGGWLQATVLVLWIGVAFVLARRHYGVQRTWSSARVEITHDLLERMLGHRTRLAQLPLERWHDGEDVRLSAYSELSKVMDRRTMQLTALLRDGWLVLALLTLLPSFSSGTADASALAVSVGGVLLALRAFDEVAVFFQQVSQAAVSFEQIRDLLLAVGRPELESKVPLEMEGGQLTDAAGATLIEARGITFRHDARTRPVLENCSFQIAQGDRILLEGPSGGGKSTLVSLLTGLRTPQGGVMLLHALDRATFGASGWRKRITAAPQFHENHVLSGSFAYNLLLGREWPTSPELRAKAAALCKELGLDELVAKMPAGLEEMIGETGWQLSHGEKSRLYIARTLLQGVELVILDESFASLDPETMRVAQRCVLNHAKALVVVSHP